The Pantoea vagans genome includes a window with the following:
- a CDS encoding suppressor of fused domain protein, with translation MTHQPLIAEVPNQQNTLTAIVEQDARTAYFYIWPNDLFRSQYAVRGCWLRNLLPAPAREDREAMEQGIAPLLSAEFCRTLEAEPMLDPAGLQILWEPSDDGAALWYYGQLLAVIPGWSLYQDKQVSFSAGCIKENRLTAPLGSASTNDYYARAEQQRHFWRDWHDGQLWDSVQRDVMQCYQAQFGESVKYYAIDQGNWPPMAISQHWHNGVWYFLTLGMAIRPMPQVDYLFDELAPQYRRVELAMAVDGEVMTEANAVQMASALAEFAHLPWARLTWIGEGHTLASEVAPVGFESFLLANDLAPEAAQFRLPKRDGDRPNLLWATPITEAERQFAQSDERGGQLLLQRLQADGNNHVFRPRQEVVDSPSSQ, from the coding sequence ATGACACACCAACCTCTGATTGCTGAGGTGCCTAATCAGCAAAATACACTTACTGCCATCGTCGAACAGGATGCGCGTACCGCCTATTTCTATATCTGGCCGAACGATCTGTTTCGCAGCCAGTATGCCGTGCGCGGTTGCTGGCTGCGCAACCTGTTGCCCGCCCCGGCGCGCGAAGATCGTGAAGCGATGGAGCAGGGCATTGCACCGCTGCTCAGCGCGGAATTTTGCCGTACGCTGGAAGCGGAGCCAATGCTCGATCCTGCTGGTTTACAAATTCTGTGGGAGCCGAGCGATGACGGGGCCGCGCTCTGGTATTACGGCCAGTTGCTGGCGGTGATCCCCGGCTGGAGCCTCTATCAGGACAAGCAGGTCAGCTTCTCTGCTGGCTGCATCAAAGAGAATCGCCTTACCGCACCCCTCGGCTCTGCTTCCACCAATGATTACTATGCGCGCGCCGAGCAACAGCGCCATTTCTGGCGCGACTGGCATGATGGCCAGCTGTGGGACAGCGTGCAGCGCGATGTGATGCAGTGCTATCAGGCGCAGTTTGGCGAGTCGGTGAAGTATTACGCCATCGACCAGGGCAACTGGCCGCCGATGGCGATTTCTCAGCACTGGCACAATGGCGTTTGGTATTTTCTCACCCTTGGTATGGCGATCCGTCCGATGCCGCAAGTGGATTATCTGTTTGATGAGCTGGCACCGCAGTATCGCCGCGTGGAATTAGCGATGGCAGTGGATGGCGAAGTGATGACGGAAGCCAATGCGGTACAGATGGCGAGTGCGCTGGCAGAGTTCGCCCACCTACCATGGGCGCGCCTGACGTGGATTGGCGAAGGGCATACGCTGGCATCCGAAGTGGCGCCAGTAGGCTTTGAGAGTTTCCTGCTGGCGAATGACCTGGCACCGGAAGCGGCACAATTCCGTTTGCCAAAGCGCGATGGCGATCGCCCCAATTTGCTATGGGCCACGCCGATCACTGAAGCGGAACGCCAGTTCGCCCAGTCTGATGAACGCGGCGGCCAGCTGCTGTTGCAGCGTTTACAGGCTGACGGGAATAATCACGTGTTCCGACCGCGTCAGGAAGTGGTGGATTCCCCATCTTCTCAATGA
- a CDS encoding oxygenase MpaB family protein, producing MNLRKRIEQQVFRLNGLSLNEFDISQPPGDPGLFGPDHVIWRVHGDFPSMLCGGISALMLQMLHPAALAGVWDHSNFRQDMLGRLRRTSQFIAVTTFGNTVDANILIERVKRIHLRVTGIDNAGQPYAASDPHLLTWVHVAETSRFLAAHLRYKNPHLSHADQNRYYQEAALIAEALGAQQVPKSVKAVEDYLQAMRPELICDERTREVMQLLINAPAPSWQAKPAMEVMLKAGMGLLPDWAQQQIQHPIGRFTQWRVDKEIAVIAGLLRWSIQRGAYARAMQRMGC from the coding sequence ATGAACCTGCGCAAACGCATCGAACAGCAAGTCTTTCGCCTTAACGGTCTGTCACTTAACGAATTTGATATCTCGCAACCGCCTGGCGATCCTGGCTTGTTTGGGCCGGATCATGTTATCTGGCGCGTACACGGCGACTTTCCCTCGATGTTGTGTGGCGGTATCAGCGCGTTGATGCTGCAAATGCTGCATCCGGCCGCGCTGGCAGGGGTGTGGGATCACTCTAACTTCCGCCAGGACATGCTGGGACGCCTGCGTCGCACCAGCCAGTTTATTGCCGTGACCACCTTCGGCAATACGGTGGATGCCAACATCCTGATTGAACGCGTCAAACGTATTCATCTGCGGGTGACCGGCATTGATAATGCGGGCCAACCCTATGCCGCCAGCGATCCGCATCTGCTCACCTGGGTACACGTGGCGGAAACCAGCCGCTTCCTCGCGGCGCATCTGCGTTACAAAAATCCGCATCTCAGTCACGCCGATCAGAATCGTTACTACCAGGAAGCCGCACTGATTGCGGAGGCGCTCGGGGCGCAACAGGTGCCAAAAAGTGTTAAGGCGGTGGAGGATTATCTGCAGGCGATGCGTCCAGAACTGATCTGTGATGAACGCACGCGAGAAGTGATGCAACTGCTGATCAACGCTCCTGCACCTTCGTGGCAGGCGAAACCGGCTATGGAAGTGATGTTAAAAGCGGGTATGGGGCTATTACCGGACTGGGCGCAACAGCAGATTCAGCATCCGATTGGCCGCTTCACCCAGTGGCGGGTAGATAAAGAGATTGCCGTGATTGCCGGACTGCTGCGTTGGTCAATTCAGCGCGGTGCTTACGCCCGTGCGATGCAACGCATGGGGTGCTGA
- the bglX gene encoding beta-glucosidase BglX yields the protein MKWIYSVSLAVSLAMQPAFADELFGPHPMTEQARDTFVNQLLSKMTLDEKIGQMRLISVGPDTPKEAVRDMIQHGQVGAIFNTVTRPDIRVMQDQVMQLSRLKIPLFFAYDVVHGQRTIFPIPLGLAASWDLDAIGEVGRISAYEAADDGLNMTWAPMVDVSREPRWGRVSEGFGEDTFLSAQMGSAMVKAMQGKSAADRYSIMTSVKHFAAYGAVEGGRDYNTVDMSPQRLFQDYLPPYKASLDAGSGGVMVALNSLNGTPATADSWLLKDLLRGEWKFKGITISDHGAIKELLKHGVASDPQDAVRIALKSGIDMSMSDEYYSKYLPGLVKSGAVSMAEIDDAARHVLNVKYDMGLFNDPYSHLGPKGSDPQDTNAESRLHRAEARDVARKSIVLLKNWHETLPLKKGATVALVGPLADSQRDIMGSWSAAGVAKQSIPLLQGMKNAMAGKGTLLYAKGANITDNKGIQDFLNLYEQAVSVDKRSPQELIDEAVAQAKKADVVVAAVGEAQGMAHEASSRSDLVIPPSQQKLLAALKATGKPLVIVLMNGRPLTVVNEDRIADAMVETWFSGTEGGNAIADVLFGDYNPSGKLPMSFPRSVGQLPIYYNHLPTGRPYNFAKPNKYTSHYYDAVNGPLYPFGYGLSYTTFTVSPVKMSAKTMPRNGTVEASVTVTNTGKRDGATVVQMYLNDPVASISRPVQELRGFKRIMLKAGESQTVSFKIDVDALKFWNQKMQHVAEPGKFNVMIGLDSVRTEDGQFDYL from the coding sequence ATGAAATGGATTTACTCTGTTAGCCTCGCTGTTTCCCTTGCCATGCAACCTGCCTTCGCAGATGAGCTGTTTGGCCCCCATCCAATGACTGAACAAGCGCGTGACACCTTTGTGAATCAGCTGCTCAGCAAAATGACCCTTGATGAAAAAATTGGGCAAATGCGCCTGATCAGTGTGGGACCGGATACGCCCAAAGAGGCGGTTCGCGACATGATTCAGCACGGCCAGGTCGGTGCCATTTTTAATACCGTCACGCGGCCCGATATCCGTGTGATGCAGGACCAGGTGATGCAACTCAGCCGCCTGAAAATTCCCCTGTTCTTCGCCTACGATGTGGTGCACGGGCAACGCACTATTTTCCCGATTCCGCTCGGCCTGGCGGCCAGCTGGGATCTGGATGCGATTGGCGAAGTCGGCCGTATCTCAGCCTATGAGGCCGCCGACGATGGCCTGAACATGACGTGGGCACCGATGGTGGATGTGTCGCGCGAGCCACGCTGGGGCCGTGTGTCCGAAGGTTTTGGTGAAGACACCTTCCTGAGCGCGCAGATGGGCAGCGCCATGGTGAAAGCGATGCAGGGTAAAAGCGCCGCCGACCGTTATTCGATCATGACCAGCGTCAAGCACTTTGCGGCCTATGGTGCGGTAGAGGGCGGTCGTGATTACAACACCGTGGACATGAGCCCACAGCGCTTATTCCAGGACTATCTGCCACCGTACAAAGCGTCACTGGATGCCGGTAGCGGCGGGGTAATGGTGGCGCTCAACTCACTGAACGGGACACCTGCAACGGCGGATAGCTGGTTGCTGAAAGACCTGCTGCGCGGGGAATGGAAGTTCAAGGGCATTACCATTAGTGACCACGGCGCCATCAAAGAACTACTGAAACACGGTGTGGCCAGCGACCCACAGGACGCGGTGCGTATTGCGCTGAAATCCGGTATCGATATGAGCATGAGCGACGAGTACTACAGCAAATATCTGCCTGGCCTGGTGAAAAGCGGTGCCGTGAGTATGGCGGAGATTGATGATGCTGCGCGTCACGTGCTGAACGTCAAATACGACATGGGACTGTTTAACGATCCTTACAGTCATTTAGGCCCGAAAGGCAGCGATCCGCAGGACACCAACGCCGAGAGCCGACTGCATCGTGCTGAAGCGCGTGACGTGGCGCGTAAAAGTATCGTGCTGCTGAAAAACTGGCATGAAACGCTGCCACTGAAGAAAGGCGCAACCGTGGCGCTGGTCGGCCCGTTAGCGGATAGCCAGCGCGACATTATGGGCAGCTGGTCAGCGGCGGGTGTGGCCAAACAGTCCATCCCTCTGTTGCAAGGCATGAAGAATGCGATGGCAGGCAAAGGCACCTTACTGTATGCCAAGGGTGCCAACATCACCGACAACAAAGGCATTCAGGATTTCCTCAACCTGTATGAGCAGGCGGTCAGCGTCGACAAACGTTCGCCGCAGGAATTGATTGATGAAGCCGTTGCTCAGGCGAAGAAAGCCGATGTGGTGGTGGCCGCCGTTGGTGAAGCGCAGGGTATGGCCCATGAAGCCTCCAGCCGCAGCGATTTGGTCATCCCGCCAAGCCAGCAAAAGCTGCTGGCGGCGCTGAAAGCCACCGGCAAGCCGTTGGTGATTGTGCTGATGAATGGCCGTCCATTGACGGTGGTGAATGAAGATCGTATCGCGGATGCGATGGTCGAAACCTGGTTTAGCGGTACCGAAGGCGGCAATGCCATTGCTGACGTGCTGTTTGGCGACTATAACCCATCGGGCAAGCTGCCGATGTCCTTCCCGCGTTCAGTGGGCCAGTTGCCGATTTACTACAACCACTTGCCAACCGGTCGCCCGTATAATTTCGCCAAGCCTAACAAGTACACATCGCACTATTACGACGCGGTGAACGGTCCGCTTTATCCGTTCGGTTACGGTTTGAGCTACACCACCTTTACGGTGTCGCCTGTGAAGATGTCCGCCAAAACCATGCCGCGTAACGGCACGGTAGAAGCCAGCGTCACGGTGACCAACACCGGCAAGCGTGATGGCGCGACGGTGGTGCAGATGTATCTTAACGATCCGGTTGCCAGCATTAGTCGTCCGGTGCAGGAGCTGCGTGGCTTCAAGCGCATTATGCTGAAAGCGGGCGAATCGCAGACCGTGAGCTTTAAGATTGATGTGGATGCATTGAAATTCTGGAACCAGAAAATGCAGCACGTCGCCGAACCGGGCAAATTCAACGTGATGATTGGCCTGGATTCCGTGCGGACTGAAGATGGGCAATTTGATTATTTATAA
- the dld gene encoding D-lactate dehydrogenase, whose product MNNNTSHPTLLAELRRLVGPSHLLTEAEQTARYRKGFRSGEGDALAVVFPGTLLELWRVLQALVQADAVILMQAANTGLTEGSTPNGNDYDRPVVIISTLRLDKLQLIDGGNQILAFPGSTLYQLEKALKPLGREPHSVIGSSCIGASVMGGICNNSGGSLIKRGPAYSEMALYAQIDADGKLKLVNHLGMDLGHSPEEILGRLDDDRWQQSDVRWDERHASDHEYAKRVRDIHADTPARFNADERRLFEASGCAGKLAVFAVRLDTFPTEPKQQVFYIGTNDPAVLGDLRRHILAEFNNLPVAGEYMHRDIFDIAEVYGKDTFVMIDKLGTDKMPLFFTLKGRVDAWLAKLSFVKPHLTDRLLQRISGWLPAHLPKRMKQYRDKFEHHLMLKMSGEGVAEAQEYLHEYFREGGGEFFACDAKEGAHAFLHRFAAAGAAVRYHAVHANEVEDILALDIALRRNDNDWFERLPPEFDHDLSHRLYYGHFFCHVFHQDYIVKKGVDAHALKEKMLAILSERGAEYPAEHNVGHLYQAKPQLQAFYRQLDPTNSFNPGIGKTSKQKGWAVKV is encoded by the coding sequence ATGAATAACAACACCTCACACCCTACACTGCTTGCTGAGCTGCGCCGCCTGGTCGGACCTTCGCACCTGTTAACCGAAGCGGAACAGACCGCGCGCTACCGTAAAGGCTTTCGTTCAGGCGAGGGCGATGCGCTGGCGGTAGTGTTTCCAGGTACACTGCTGGAACTGTGGCGTGTGCTGCAGGCACTGGTGCAGGCCGATGCGGTGATCCTGATGCAGGCGGCCAACACCGGTTTGACGGAAGGTTCCACCCCCAACGGCAACGATTACGATCGTCCGGTGGTAATCATCAGCACGCTGCGTCTCGACAAATTGCAGCTGATTGATGGCGGCAACCAGATCCTCGCCTTCCCGGGCAGTACCCTGTATCAACTGGAAAAAGCGTTAAAACCGCTGGGGCGCGAGCCACACTCGGTGATCGGGTCATCCTGTATCGGCGCATCGGTGATGGGCGGAATTTGCAATAATTCAGGCGGGTCGCTGATCAAACGCGGTCCGGCTTACAGTGAAATGGCGCTCTACGCGCAGATTGACGCCGACGGCAAACTGAAGCTGGTGAACCATCTGGGGATGGATCTCGGCCACTCGCCGGAAGAGATACTCGGCCGTCTTGATGACGACCGTTGGCAGCAGAGCGATGTGCGCTGGGATGAACGTCATGCTTCGGACCATGAGTATGCAAAGCGAGTGCGCGATATCCATGCGGATACGCCAGCCCGTTTTAACGCCGACGAACGCCGCCTGTTTGAAGCGTCTGGCTGCGCGGGCAAACTGGCGGTGTTCGCCGTGCGTCTCGACACCTTCCCCACCGAACCCAAGCAGCAGGTGTTTTACATTGGCACTAACGATCCGGCAGTGCTGGGCGATCTGCGCCGTCATATTTTGGCAGAATTTAACAATTTACCGGTCGCGGGCGAATATATGCACCGCGATATTTTTGATATCGCCGAGGTGTACGGCAAAGATACTTTCGTGATGATCGACAAACTCGGCACCGATAAAATGCCGCTGTTCTTCACCTTAAAAGGCCGTGTCGACGCCTGGCTGGCTAAACTGAGCTTCGTCAAACCCCATCTCACCGATCGCCTGCTTCAACGCATTAGCGGCTGGTTGCCTGCGCACCTGCCAAAACGCATGAAACAGTATCGTGATAAGTTTGAGCATCATCTGATGCTGAAAATGTCCGGTGAAGGGGTGGCCGAAGCACAAGAGTATCTGCACGAATACTTCCGCGAAGGCGGTGGCGAGTTTTTTGCCTGCGATGCCAAAGAGGGTGCACATGCCTTCCTGCATCGTTTTGCCGCAGCCGGTGCCGCCGTGCGTTATCACGCCGTACATGCCAATGAAGTGGAAGATATTCTGGCGCTGGATATCGCGCTACGCCGCAATGACAACGACTGGTTTGAGCGTTTACCGCCAGAGTTTGATCATGACCTCAGTCATCGCCTCTATTACGGCCACTTCTTCTGCCATGTGTTCCATCAGGATTACATCGTGAAGAAAGGCGTTGATGCCCACGCATTAAAAGAGAAGATGCTGGCAATCCTCAGCGAACGCGGTGCGGAGTATCCGGCCGAGCATAATGTCGGTCATCTGTATCAGGCTAAACCGCAGCTGCAGGCGTTTTACCGTCAATTAGACCCGACCAATTCCTTTAATCCGGGGATTGGCAAAACCAGTAAGCAGAAAGGATGGGCGGTGAAGGTCTGA
- a CDS encoding DUF3772 domain-containing protein: MFKLRSLFTPILLLLVLLSPAIGYADDNAAAAAQQEDAAPKVNPSVELPKMQKILDKIKGQVSGDTNENQLNQLNEMALELSGNADTLGQALIPQRQQLDAQLAVLGPAPKADSGVKETPEVTRKRSSLESQKSKLDDQIKQAEGIKNGALVLSSQIVNLRRDQLKSQLALNSGSILGPKFWSPLVSRQDLDGEKISDFIAELQDTAALSWEPGWRFGTIGWLIAAMLVMTLGRRYSEEFLAWVSIHKMPEGRLRRSFLAAAIALTTLAAVVLTFNFIALAFTRRDEVSTDVQDFVERLVQLSVYCGLIAGLGRAFLSTRRPSWRLPSISNEVAQALKPFPPITAALVFVFQTAESFNYSVGTSLNTTIFANGLTALLIGSTGLAISMRTNRVRRRMVQEGNAPEARPTIVGLVQLALTITALAILISLIIGYVTLARFLSYEVIWCGILFGSFYFLSHLVNDGCESLFSTNNATGKRLQGSLNIDERHLQQAATLLAAVGKTVLIGFVALALLNGTFASSTPIELIQKVIEFWGGKGLESLNIVPAHMVNAILCLVVGIYVLRSVRRWLDKDFLPKTTMDVGMRVSLVTLFSNIGYVLIILLTLSIMGLQWNKLAWIVSALSVGIGFGLQEIVKNFISGLILLTERPVKVGDLVTISGIEGDIRRINVRATEIQLSDKSTVIVPNSQFISQNVRNATMGNAQGVVTILLTFPLDIDPVRVREILLEVYQENERILETPEPSVSFKDLTSAGIVLSVTGNVAGQRQISSAKSDLLFDILTRLRKEGIVLSTPQTMIIERRALPASVQDDGEQLP, encoded by the coding sequence ATGTTTAAGCTTCGTTCGCTCTTTACCCCAATTTTACTGCTGCTGGTGCTGTTGAGCCCGGCGATCGGCTATGCGGATGACAATGCGGCCGCAGCGGCGCAGCAAGAGGACGCCGCGCCGAAGGTGAATCCTTCCGTTGAACTGCCGAAAATGCAGAAAATCCTCGATAAAATTAAAGGCCAGGTGTCCGGTGATACTAACGAAAACCAGCTCAACCAGCTCAATGAGATGGCGCTGGAGCTTTCGGGTAATGCAGACACCCTCGGTCAGGCTTTGATCCCGCAACGTCAGCAGCTGGATGCACAGTTGGCGGTACTGGGGCCCGCCCCGAAAGCGGACAGCGGCGTGAAAGAGACGCCCGAAGTGACGCGCAAACGCTCCTCGCTGGAAAGCCAGAAAAGCAAACTGGACGATCAGATCAAACAGGCCGAAGGGATTAAGAACGGTGCGCTGGTGCTCTCATCGCAGATCGTTAACCTGCGTCGCGATCAGTTGAAAAGCCAGTTAGCCTTAAATTCCGGCAGTATTCTGGGGCCGAAATTCTGGTCACCGCTGGTGAGCCGTCAGGATCTCGACGGCGAGAAAATCAGTGATTTTATCGCGGAACTGCAGGACACCGCAGCGCTCTCCTGGGAGCCAGGCTGGCGTTTTGGCACCATTGGCTGGTTGATTGCGGCGATGCTGGTGATGACGCTGGGCCGTCGCTACAGCGAAGAGTTTCTGGCGTGGGTCAGCATCCATAAAATGCCGGAAGGGCGCTTGCGTCGCAGTTTCCTGGCGGCAGCCATTGCGCTCACCACCCTGGCGGCCGTGGTGCTGACGTTCAACTTTATTGCGCTGGCATTTACCCGCCGCGATGAAGTCTCTACCGATGTGCAGGATTTTGTTGAGCGTCTGGTCCAGCTCAGCGTCTATTGCGGACTGATTGCCGGTTTAGGCCGTGCGTTCCTGTCAACGCGCCGTCCAAGCTGGCGTTTGCCGAGCATCTCCAATGAAGTGGCGCAGGCTTTAAAGCCGTTCCCACCGATTACCGCTGCGCTGGTGTTTGTCTTCCAGACCGCTGAATCTTTCAACTACAGCGTTGGCACCAGCCTGAATACCACTATTTTCGCCAACGGACTGACTGCACTATTGATCGGTAGTACGGGACTGGCGATCAGCATGCGTACCAACCGCGTGCGTCGTCGCATGGTGCAAGAGGGCAATGCCCCCGAGGCTCGCCCGACCATTGTGGGTTTAGTGCAGCTGGCGCTGACCATTACGGCACTGGCGATTCTGATTTCACTGATCATCGGTTACGTAACGCTGGCTCGCTTCCTGAGTTATGAAGTGATTTGGTGTGGCATTTTGTTCGGCTCATTCTACTTCCTCAGCCACTTGGTGAATGATGGGTGCGAGAGTCTGTTTTCCACCAATAATGCCACGGGCAAACGTCTGCAGGGCTCGTTGAATATCGACGAGCGACACTTGCAGCAGGCCGCTACGCTGCTGGCGGCAGTCGGCAAAACGGTGCTGATTGGCTTTGTCGCGCTGGCGTTGCTCAATGGCACCTTTGCTTCTTCCACCCCGATTGAGCTTATCCAGAAGGTGATTGAATTCTGGGGAGGCAAAGGGCTGGAGTCGCTGAACATTGTGCCGGCGCACATGGTCAATGCGATCCTCTGCCTGGTGGTGGGCATCTACGTGCTGCGCTCAGTACGCCGTTGGCTGGATAAAGATTTCCTGCCAAAAACCACCATGGATGTGGGCATGCGCGTGTCGCTGGTGACGCTGTTCAGCAATATCGGGTATGTGCTGATCATCTTGCTGACGCTGTCGATCATGGGCCTGCAGTGGAACAAGCTGGCGTGGATCGTCAGTGCCTTGTCAGTCGGTATCGGTTTCGGCTTGCAGGAGATCGTGAAGAACTTTATCTCCGGTCTGATTTTGCTGACCGAACGCCCAGTTAAAGTGGGCGATTTGGTGACAATCAGCGGCATCGAAGGGGATATCCGTCGTATTAATGTGCGTGCCACCGAGATTCAGCTCAGCGATAAATCCACGGTGATTGTGCCGAACTCGCAATTTATCTCACAGAACGTGCGCAACGCCACCATGGGGAACGCCCAGGGCGTGGTGACCATTTTGCTGACGTTCCCGTTGGATATCGATCCGGTGCGGGTGCGTGAAATCCTGCTTGAGGTTTATCAGGAGAATGAGCGTATTCTGGAGACGCCTGAGCCGTCAGTCTCGTTTAAAGACCTGACCTCCGCCGGAATTGTATTGAGCGTGACCGGGAATGTGGCAGGACAGCGCCAGATTTCCAGCGCCAAAAGCGATTTGCTGTTCGATATTCTGACGCGTCTGCGCAAAGAGGGTATTGTGCTCTCTACACCGCAAACGATGATTATCGAACGCCGTGCGCTGCCTGCTTCGGTGCAGGATGACGGTGAGCAACTGCCTTAA
- the pbpG gene encoding D-alanyl-D-alanine endopeptidase, translating into MSVKMRISLLSLALFVAAPAAVTPALAAPAALSNLAPIAQPQIASGSAMIVDLETNKVLFSSHPDRVRPIASLTKLMTAMVVLDAKLPMDEMLSVDISHTPEMRGVFSRVKLNSEISRRNMLLLALMSSENRAAASLAHHYPGGYDAFIRAMNAKARALGMTHTHYVEPTGLSIHNVSNAEDLIKLAKATRQYPLIGELSTTKEDTAIFKHPNYALPFRNTNHLVYKNDWRIALTKTGYTDEAGHCLVMRTVINNRPVALVVLDAFGKYTHFADANRLRDWLETGKAAPVPAAALAYKKQKSSQTASTADVE; encoded by the coding sequence ATGTCTGTAAAAATGCGTATTTCCTTGCTGTCGCTGGCGCTGTTTGTCGCCGCGCCCGCAGCTGTAACACCTGCACTGGCCGCGCCTGCTGCGCTATCTAATCTGGCGCCGATTGCGCAACCGCAAATCGCCTCCGGCAGTGCGATGATTGTCGATCTTGAAACCAACAAGGTGCTGTTCTCCAGCCACCCCGATCGTGTGCGTCCGATTGCATCGCTCACCAAGCTGATGACCGCGATGGTGGTGTTGGATGCTAAGCTGCCGATGGATGAAATGCTTTCCGTCGATATCAGCCATACGCCCGAGATGCGCGGTGTGTTTTCACGCGTCAAACTGAACAGTGAAATCAGCCGTCGCAATATGCTGCTGCTGGCGTTGATGTCGTCTGAAAACCGGGCTGCCGCTAGCCTGGCGCATCATTATCCAGGTGGTTATGATGCCTTTATCCGCGCCATGAATGCCAAAGCGCGCGCGCTGGGTATGACGCACACGCATTATGTTGAACCGACCGGTTTGTCGATTCACAACGTCTCGAACGCGGAAGACCTGATCAAGCTGGCCAAAGCCACGCGTCAATATCCGTTGATTGGTGAATTGAGTACCACCAAAGAAGACACCGCCATATTTAAGCATCCGAACTATGCCCTGCCGTTCCGCAACACCAACCATCTGGTGTACAAAAATGACTGGCGTATTGCATTGACCAAAACCGGTTACACCGATGAAGCGGGTCACTGTCTGGTGATGCGCACGGTGATTAATAACCGTCCGGTCGCGCTGGTGGTACTGGATGCCTTTGGTAAGTACACCCACTTTGCTGATGCCAACCGTCTGCGTGACTGGCTGGAAACCGGCAAAGCCGCGCCGGTGCCAGCCGCTGCGTTGGCGTACAAGAAACAGAAATCGTCGCAAACGGCCAGCACTGCTGACGTGGAGTAA
- a CDS encoding Yip1 family protein, with amino-acid sequence MNHVWGLLAHPNQEMRDIKQENESVSHHYTHHVLMMAAIPVICAFIGTTQLGWNLGEGQFVQLNLLTGIGLGILFYLIILGGVAVMGRVIHWMARNYPQRPSIPRCTVFAGYVATPLFISGLVALYPLVWLCVLAGAVALLYTGYLLYVGIPVFLNIDREESLRFSGSTLAIGVLVFEVLLALTVVLWGYGPRLF; translated from the coding sequence ATGAATCATGTCTGGGGTCTTCTGGCGCATCCTAACCAGGAAATGCGCGATATCAAGCAAGAAAACGAGAGCGTTTCGCACCACTACACCCACCATGTTTTGATGATGGCCGCGATCCCGGTGATTTGCGCCTTTATCGGTACCACACAACTGGGCTGGAATCTGGGCGAAGGGCAATTTGTTCAACTCAATCTATTGACCGGCATCGGTCTGGGCATTCTGTTTTATCTGATTATTTTAGGTGGCGTGGCGGTAATGGGCCGCGTCATTCACTGGATGGCACGTAACTATCCGCAGCGTCCGAGCATACCGCGCTGTACCGTGTTTGCAGGCTATGTCGCAACACCGCTATTTATCAGCGGTCTGGTCGCGCTCTATCCGCTGGTGTGGCTGTGCGTATTGGCGGGAGCGGTTGCTCTGCTTTACACCGGCTATCTGCTGTATGTCGGCATTCCGGTATTCCTCAATATCGACCGGGAGGAGAGCCTGCGTTTCTCCGGTTCAACGCTGGCCATCGGTGTGCTGGTGTTTGAAGTGCTGCTGGCGTTGACGGTGGTGCTGTGGGGTTATGGACCGCGATTGTTCTGA
- a CDS encoding DedA family protein, whose translation MHLDINGLITQYGYLALLIGCIAEGETFTLLGGVAAHEGLLHFTGVVLAAMAGGIIGDQLLFWLGRRYGTRILRRFRKHQDTIRKANHLIQKRPSLFVIGVRFMYGFRIIGPIIIGTSRLKPLRFFVLNVIGAAIWSLIFVTLGYFAGEIITPWLHKLDQHFKHLLWLVAAIVFGIVLRYVIRRWNHRRAG comes from the coding sequence TTGCATCTCGATATCAATGGATTAATTACGCAATATGGCTATCTGGCGCTGCTGATTGGCTGTATCGCAGAAGGGGAAACCTTTACTCTGCTGGGCGGCGTGGCGGCGCATGAAGGCTTGCTGCACTTCACTGGGGTGGTACTGGCCGCCATGGCCGGCGGGATTATTGGCGATCAACTGCTGTTCTGGTTGGGTCGCCGTTATGGCACGCGCATCCTGCGCCGTTTTCGTAAACATCAGGACACCATTCGCAAGGCCAATCACCTGATTCAAAAGCGCCCTAGCCTGTTTGTCATCGGCGTGCGCTTTATGTACGGTTTTCGCATTATCGGCCCGATCATCATCGGCACCAGCCGTCTGAAACCATTGCGCTTTTTTGTGCTCAACGTCATCGGTGCGGCCATCTGGTCCCTGATCTTCGTGACTCTTGGCTACTTTGCGGGGGAGATCATCACGCCGTGGCTGCACAAGCTTGACCAGCACTTCAAACACTTACTGTGGTTGGTGGCGGCGATTGTGTTCGGCATCGTGCTGCGTTATGTCATTCGCCGATGGAATCACCGCCGGGCGGGCTAA